The proteins below are encoded in one region of Scomber japonicus isolate fScoJap1 chromosome 2, fScoJap1.pri, whole genome shotgun sequence:
- the taf5l gene encoding TAF5-like RNA polymerase II p300/CBP-associated factor-associated factor 65 kDa subunit 5L → MKRVRTEQIQYAVAQYLKRRQYVDTEPSLKGAKLFQSAEEMAASLTVQTESGCANIVSAAPCQSDPQQYETQYSRLRSFLSETEISWAKEVSSILYPLFVYLHLDMVRCGLKGAVDGFYSRFHGAFLQDSEQRATVEQLRHVLTAQDVAGNPKLSAFLEHKYVVHLTEPAYSYLLRYLQSEDNSALCRALSTHLQVEVTASRRTDYQLYGAAGGATAAPNSTSSWAGVDGAEGGEGVDVPAGIPQSEAALEALQDCIKKVREGPPSLTTVCFYAFHHTEQLLNTAEVSADSRLLAAGFDSSTVKLWSLRARKLKAKPHQADVSHIHLACDVLEEEVDEEDVSGSEIKTLRGHSGPVFRTAFLTDSSGLLSCSEDTTIRYWDLGSFTNTVLYQGHAYPVWDVDVSPCSLYFASGSHDRTARLWTFSCTYPLRLYAGHLADVDCVKFHPNSNYLATGSTDKTIRLWSTQQGASVRLFTGHRGPVLSLAFSPNGKYLASAGEDQRVKLWDLASGTLFKDLRGHTDSVTSLSFSPDSSLVASSSMDNSVRVWDIRNSHGGTPADGSSSELVGLYTGNTSNVLNVQFMACNLLLVTGTAQEKAEQ, encoded by the exons ATGAAGCGGGTTCGCACGGAGCAGATCCAGTATGCTGTGGCTCAGTACCTGAAGCGGAGGCAGTATGTGGACACTGAACCCTCCCTGAAAGGAGCCAAACTCTTCCAGTCAGCTGAGGAGATGGCTGCCAGCCTCACGG TGCAGACAGAGTCGGGCTGTGCCAACATCGTCTCGGCTGCACCGTGCCAGTCGGACCCGCAGCAGTACGAGACGCAGTACTCCAGACTGCGCTCCTTCCTGTCAG AAACAGAGATATCGTGGGCGAAGGAGGTGAGCAGCATCCTCTACCCGCTCTTCGTCTACCTCCACCTGGACATGGTGCGCTGCGGCCTGAAGGGGGCAGTAGATGGTTTCTACAGTCGTTTCCACGGCGCCTTTCTTCAGGACAGCGAGCAGCGCGCCACCGTGGAGCAGCTCCGGCACGTTCTCACCGCTCAGGACGTAGCGGGCAACCCCAAGCTGAGCGCTTTCCTGGAGCACAAGTACGTGGTGCACCTGACGGAGCCGGCCTACAGCTACCTGCTGCGCTACCTGCAGAGCGAGGACAACAGCGCCCTCTGCAGAGCGCTCAGCACACACCTGCAGGTGGAGGTCACCGCCTCCAGGCGTACAGACTACCAGCTGTACGGAGCAGCCGGTGGGGCGACCGCCGCCCCaaactccacctcctcctgggCGGGAGTGGACGGggcagagggaggagaaggggtGGACGTCCCTGCAGGGATCCCACAGAGTGAGGCGGCTCTGGAGGCTCTGCAGGACTGCATCAAGAAAGTCCGTGAGGGTCCCCCGTCGCTCACCACCGTGTGTTTCTACGCCTTCCACCACACGGAGCAGCTGTTGAACACCGCCGAGGTCTCCGCTGACAGCCGGCTGCTGGCCGCCGGCTTCGACAGCTCCACAGTAAAACTGTGGAGCCTCCGAGCCCGGAAGCTGAAGGCTAAACCGCACCAGGCCGACGTGTCACACATCCACCTGGCGTGTGACGTactggaggaggaa GTGGACGAGGAAGACGTCTCCGGCAGTGAGATAAAGACTCTGCGAGGTCACAGCGGTCCGGTGTTTCGTACCGCCTTCCTGACCGACAGCTCCGGCCTGCTCTCCTGCTCCGAGGACACGACCATCCGTTACTGGGACCTGGGCAGCTTCACCAACACGGTGCTCTACCAGGGGCACGCCTACCCGGTGTGGGACGTGGACGTCAGCCCCTGCAGCCTCTATTTCGCCAGCGGCTCCCACGACCGCACCGCCCGCCTCTGGACGTTCTCCTGCACCTACCCGCTGAGGCTCTACGCCGGGCATCTCGCCGACGTCGACTGCGTCAAGTTCCACCCCAACTCCAACTACCTGGCCACCGGCTCCACAGACAAAACTATCCGGCTGTGGAGCACCCAGCAGGGGGCGTCGGTTCGCCTCTTCACAGGCCACCGCGGCCCCGTGCTGTCGCTCGCTTTCTCACCCAACGGCAAGTACTTGGCGTCTGCCGGCGAGGACCAGAGAGTGAAGCTGTGGGACTTGGCCTCGGGGACGTTGTTCAAAGACCTGCGGGGACACACAGACAGCGTCACCAGCCTGTCTTTCAGCCCGGACAGCAGCCTGGTGGCGTCGTCGTCTATGGACAACTCGGTCAGGGTGTGGGACATCAGGAACTCCCACGGCGGGACGCCAGCTGACGGCTCGTCCAGCGAGCTGGTCGGACTGTACACGGGAAACACCAGCAACGTGCTGAATGTCCAGTTCATGGCCTGCAACCTGCTGCTGGTGACGGGAACTGCTCAAGAGAAAGCAGAGCAGTAG